The following proteins come from a genomic window of Verrucomicrobiota bacterium:
- a CDS encoding radical SAM/Cys-rich domain protein, with protein MNHFDEKLKTHGLALGRTALHTLQINVGRKCNQACRHCHVDAAPWRTEMMDAKTARRVGEWISEHHPGVVDLTGGAPELSEHFRFFVETSRAIGAHVIDRNNLTILELPEFADLPGYLARNEVEVIASLPCYSKENVNKQRGNGVFEKSISALRKLNAVGYGTRLPLNLVYNPLGPKLPGPQAELEADYREALRQEFGIVFHRLFTLTNQPIARFAADLRQQGKWDEYLDLLANSFNPQTVEGLMCRTTLSVGYQGEIYDCDFNQMLGMQIRNGSPLYLWDIKPASLDGQPIQTGSHCLACTAGCGSSCTGALAA; from the coding sequence ATGAACCACTTTGATGAAAAGCTGAAGACGCACGGTTTGGCGCTTGGGCGAACGGCGTTGCACACGCTCCAGATCAACGTGGGACGGAAGTGCAACCAGGCGTGCCGCCATTGCCACGTCGATGCCGCGCCGTGGCGGACGGAAATGATGGACGCCAAAACCGCCCGCCGCGTCGGCGAATGGATTTCAGAACATCACCCGGGCGTCGTCGATCTGACCGGTGGCGCGCCGGAGTTGAGCGAGCATTTCCGGTTCTTCGTCGAGACCAGCCGCGCGATCGGCGCCCACGTCATCGACCGCAACAACCTGACCATTCTCGAATTACCGGAGTTTGCGGATTTGCCCGGATACCTGGCGCGAAATGAAGTCGAAGTGATCGCCTCGCTGCCGTGCTACTCGAAGGAGAACGTCAACAAACAGCGCGGCAACGGCGTGTTCGAGAAAAGCATCTCTGCGCTCAGGAAACTCAATGCCGTTGGCTACGGGACGCGCCTGCCGCTGAATCTGGTCTATAACCCGCTCGGCCCGAAATTGCCGGGGCCGCAAGCGGAGTTGGAAGCGGATTACCGGGAAGCGCTGCGGCAGGAGTTCGGCATCGTGTTCCATCGGCTCTTCACGCTGACGAACCAGCCGATCGCGCGTTTCGCGGCCGACCTGCGCCAGCAAGGGAAGTGGGACGAGTATCTCGATCTGCTGGCGAACAGTTTCAATCCGCAGACGGTGGAAGGGCTGATGTGCCGCACGACGTTGAGCGTCGGATATCAGGGGGAGATTTACGATTGCGATTTCAATCAAATGCTCGGCATGCAGATCCGGAACGGGAGCCCGCTTTACCTGTGGGATATCAAACCGGCTTCCCTGGATGGCCAGCCCATCCAGACGGGCTCTCATTGTCTGGCTTGCACGGCGGGTTGCGGCAGCAGTTGCACGGGGGCGCTGGCGGCGTAA